In Corynebacterium guangdongense, one DNA window encodes the following:
- a CDS encoding DUF2786 domain-containing protein, with translation MNNDLLQATVNAARLQILDAGARGWLPDDLRHVLSTGPGLDHLLHTAADLITFLPGPVAERWRRQSRRGGRPPRDMSLLRTWIVELRQLTDIPGADTVLRTDEEALAGLDEPQLKAHQRVQALLAKAESTTYEEEAKALLEKAAQLRQRYRLAEILDELTSGEGPTIATARIHLRAPWVPHQAQLLGAVAQPNGCRAILFHRKGLALIVGETADVRHVTATFASVNRQRDWFMRNSPGARAARKFDETSAYRRSFQLSYATEIGRLLRDAATVPQDAHRGAREEAAGKDALPALTHREVAVADAFNRMFPRRSSMNLSSRHPGGHADGRDAAHNSKLGPDQEAGLRGRRALSR, from the coding sequence ATGAACAACGACCTGCTCCAGGCCACCGTCAATGCCGCACGTCTTCAGATCCTTGACGCCGGGGCCCGTGGCTGGCTGCCCGATGATCTGCGCCATGTGCTGAGCACCGGCCCCGGCCTAGACCACCTGCTCCACACGGCCGCCGACCTGATCACCTTCCTGCCCGGCCCCGTCGCCGAGCGCTGGCGACGACAGTCCAGGCGCGGCGGTCGCCCGCCCCGGGACATGTCCCTGCTTCGGACGTGGATCGTCGAGCTGCGCCAATTGACCGACATTCCCGGCGCCGACACCGTCCTGCGTACCGATGAGGAGGCGCTGGCCGGTCTCGACGAGCCTCAGCTCAAGGCCCATCAACGGGTCCAGGCGCTGCTGGCCAAGGCGGAGTCGACCACCTACGAGGAGGAGGCGAAGGCCCTGCTGGAAAAAGCCGCCCAGCTGCGGCAACGCTACCGCCTGGCGGAGATCCTGGACGAGCTGACCTCCGGCGAGGGCCCGACCATCGCGACCGCCCGTATCCACCTTCGCGCGCCCTGGGTGCCGCACCAGGCGCAGCTGCTCGGGGCGGTCGCCCAGCCCAACGGGTGCAGGGCCATCCTGTTTCACCGGAAGGGGTTGGCGCTGATCGTCGGCGAGACGGCGGACGTCCGCCACGTCACCGCGACCTTCGCCAGCGTCAACCGCCAGCGCGATTGGTTCATGCGCAACTCCCCCGGAGCGCGGGCAGCCCGCAAATTCGACGAGACCAGCGCCTACCGCCGAAGTTTCCAGCTCTCCTACGCCACCGAGATCGGCCGCCTGCTGCGCGACGCCGCCACCGTCCCGCAGGACGCACACCGCGGTGCGCGGGAGGAGGCGGCCGGGAAGGACGCCCTGCCCGCCCTCACCCACCGCGAGGTCGCCGTCGCCGACGCATTCAACCGAATGTTCCCCCGCCGCTCCTCAATGAACCTGAGTTCGCGGCATCCGGGCGGCCACGCCGACGGCCGGGATGCCGCCCACAATTCCAAGCTCGGTCCTGATCAGGAAGCCGGCTTGCGGGGCAGGCGGGCGTTGTCCCGGTAG
- a CDS encoding NADPH-dependent FMN reductase — MTKIAIVTGTTRTGRNNRQVAEWVYNAAVARGGAEFELVDIADYKLPLLGEELSAEEQEKANANIAAFSAKMAEADGYVFITAEYNHSPAPALTNALAYLRDEVSNKAAGLVGYGSAMGARAVEHLRGILSEFQIAHVQKQGMFSLFTDFEEFSTFKPTEMQAASVEPMLEQTIAWTEALIPVRQRALATVNA; from the coding sequence ATGACCAAGATCGCCATCGTCACCGGCACCACCCGCACCGGCCGCAACAACCGTCAGGTCGCCGAGTGGGTCTACAACGCAGCCGTTGCCCGGGGCGGCGCCGAGTTTGAGCTCGTCGACATCGCCGACTACAAGCTGCCGCTGCTCGGCGAGGAGCTCTCCGCCGAGGAGCAGGAGAAGGCCAACGCCAACATCGCCGCCTTCTCCGCCAAGATGGCCGAGGCCGACGGCTACGTCTTCATCACCGCCGAGTACAACCACTCCCCGGCCCCGGCCCTGACCAACGCCCTGGCCTACCTGCGCGACGAGGTCTCCAACAAGGCCGCCGGCCTGGTCGGCTACGGCTCCGCCATGGGCGCCCGCGCCGTGGAGCACCTGCGCGGCATCCTCTCCGAGTTCCAGATCGCCCACGTCCAGAAGCAGGGCATGTTCTCCCTGTTCACCGACTTCGAGGAGTTCTCCACCTTCAAGCCGACCGAGATGCAGGCCGCCTCCGTCGAGCCGATGCTCGAGCAGACCATCGCCTGGACCGAGGCCCTCATCCCGGTTCGCCAGCGCGCCCTGGCCACCGTCAACGCCTAA
- a CDS encoding CYTH and CHAD domain-containing protein, with protein MAINKFHEVEIKFAVDGATTVPDLTRLPEVESIGSTREHRLSAIYYDTRDLRLTREKITLRRRTGGEDDGWHIKLPADSGRIELHAELGDPVNGVYHVPDDLLAQVRAIVRNHELAPVAQVDNHRTESTLCLADGTPIGEFCDDRVTAWSLLPGGAQTSWRECEVELAEPMIGTDIGADFLHSITELLIGAGARRSSSPSKLAAALGDSVDHAPVPAHLRDPDLDEDSAAAGVITALRANRDKLIEYDPKVRRDEWDSVHQMRVATRELRSHMETFDGVLAGEAIKQLLAELKILASILGRARDAEVVEERFHALLDAEDSDVIDATAREHIREDMGAEYRRAHRHVVAALDSDRYLDMLDAIDELLADPPLAGAHRLDEDEVTAATGRHAATDDADTDTSAAPAEEEPELSPEEVLLSHLEEAYRKLLKRHRRAVDNWDNHELTLHEREDYFHDMRKSAKKLRYAAEAVGAATRVKTKRLYKACKDLQSSLGDFQDSVTSRDKLVHLAQAADRRGESTFAYGLLYQRERFLGLQALEEYKDGVKQIKASFGRLKLTKKK; from the coding sequence ATGGCCATCAATAAGTTTCATGAGGTAGAAATTAAGTTCGCGGTCGACGGCGCCACCACGGTCCCCGATCTGACCCGGCTGCCGGAGGTGGAATCCATCGGCTCCACCCGCGAACACCGTCTGTCCGCCATCTACTACGACACCCGGGACCTGCGCCTGACCCGGGAGAAGATCACGCTGCGCCGGCGCACCGGTGGAGAGGACGATGGCTGGCACATCAAGCTACCCGCCGACTCCGGACGCATCGAGTTGCACGCGGAGCTCGGTGACCCCGTCAACGGGGTCTATCACGTGCCGGACGATCTGTTGGCCCAGGTGCGGGCGATCGTCCGCAACCATGAGCTGGCCCCCGTCGCGCAGGTGGACAACCACCGCACCGAGTCCACGCTCTGCCTGGCCGACGGTACGCCGATCGGCGAGTTCTGCGATGACCGGGTCACCGCCTGGTCCCTGCTTCCCGGGGGCGCGCAGACCTCCTGGCGGGAGTGCGAGGTCGAGCTGGCCGAGCCGATGATCGGCACCGACATCGGGGCCGACTTCCTCCACTCGATCACCGAGCTTCTCATCGGCGCCGGGGCCCGCCGTTCCTCCTCCCCGTCGAAGCTGGCGGCGGCGCTGGGCGACTCCGTCGACCACGCCCCGGTGCCGGCGCACCTGCGCGATCCCGATCTGGACGAGGACTCGGCCGCCGCCGGCGTGATCACCGCTCTGCGTGCCAACCGGGACAAGCTCATCGAGTATGACCCCAAGGTCCGCCGCGATGAGTGGGATTCCGTCCATCAGATGCGCGTGGCCACCCGCGAGCTGCGCAGCCACATGGAGACCTTCGACGGCGTCCTCGCCGGCGAGGCCATCAAGCAGCTGCTCGCCGAGCTGAAGATTCTGGCCTCCATCCTGGGCCGAGCCCGCGACGCTGAGGTGGTCGAGGAGCGCTTCCACGCGCTGCTGGACGCGGAGGACTCCGACGTCATCGACGCGACCGCGCGCGAGCACATTCGCGAGGACATGGGCGCCGAATACCGCCGGGCCCACCGCCACGTCGTCGCGGCGTTGGATTCCGACCGTTACCTGGACATGCTGGACGCCATCGACGAGCTGCTCGCCGATCCCCCGTTGGCCGGGGCACACCGGCTCGACGAGGACGAGGTCACTGCCGCCACGGGCCGCCACGCCGCCACCGACGACGCAGACACGGACACCTCCGCGGCCCCCGCCGAGGAGGAACCGGAGCTGTCCCCGGAGGAGGTTCTGCTCAGCCACCTCGAGGAGGCCTACCGGAAGCTGCTCAAGCGGCACCGCCGCGCGGTCGACAACTGGGACAATCACGAACTCACGCTGCATGAGCGCGAGGACTACTTCCATGACATGCGTAAGTCAGCCAAGAAGCTGCGCTACGCCGCCGAAGCCGTCGGCGCCGCCACCCGGGTCAAGACCAAGCGGCTCTACAAGGCCTGCAAGGATCTGCAGTCCTCGCTGGGGGATTTCCAGGATTCCGTCACCTCCCGCGACAAGCTGGTCCACCTCGCGCAGGCCGCCGACCGCCGAGGGGAGAGCACTTTCGCCTACGGGCTGCTCTACCAGCGCGAACGCTTCCTCGGCTTGCAGGCACTCGAGGAGTACAAGGACGGCGTCAAGCAGATCAAGGCCTCCTTCGGACGCCTCAAGCTCACGAAGAAGAAGTAG
- a CDS encoding glutamine synthetase family protein has translation MNSQQEFVLNAVEERDIRFIRLWFTDITGQLKSVMMSTNELEGAFEEGAGFDGSSIEGFSRISESDTLMLPDPSTFQIIPTDVDLSDLQAARMFCDVVMPDGQPSLADPRQVLRRQVLAAADNGFTCNASPEIEFYLVKDTPKGEPLVPTDYGGYFDQSTNLDAPSFRRRMMQALEEMGIVTEFSHHETSPGQQEIDLRHADVLTMADNVLTFRYLAKQAAAHAGVRATFMPKPFQEYAGSAMHTHFSLFEGDSNAFHDPDDEISLSKTGRHFIAGILHHAHEISAVTNQWVNSYKRLQFGNEAPTAVTWGISNRSALVRVPTYRLHKAESRRIEVRSLDSAANPYLAYAAVLAAGLRGIQEEYPLEEPAEDNVAGLTRRERRAMGYKDLPSSLDEALRHLEKSEFMAEVLGEHIFEFFLRSKWEEWHTYTEQITPWELRHSTDY, from the coding sequence ATGAACAGCCAACAGGAATTCGTGCTGAACGCCGTAGAAGAACGCGACATCCGGTTCATCCGGCTGTGGTTCACGGACATCACCGGGCAGCTCAAATCGGTCATGATGAGCACCAACGAGTTGGAGGGCGCTTTCGAGGAGGGAGCGGGCTTCGACGGTTCCTCGATCGAGGGGTTCTCCCGGATCAGCGAGTCGGACACGCTGATGCTGCCGGACCCCTCCACGTTCCAGATCATCCCCACCGACGTCGATCTGTCGGATCTGCAGGCCGCCCGCATGTTCTGCGACGTCGTCATGCCCGACGGGCAACCCTCGCTGGCGGATCCGCGGCAGGTGCTGCGTCGCCAGGTGCTGGCCGCCGCCGACAACGGCTTCACCTGCAACGCGAGTCCGGAGATAGAGTTCTACCTGGTCAAGGACACCCCGAAGGGAGAGCCGCTGGTGCCGACGGACTACGGCGGGTACTTCGACCAGTCGACCAACCTCGACGCGCCCTCCTTCCGTCGGCGCATGATGCAGGCGCTGGAGGAAATGGGCATCGTCACCGAGTTCTCCCACCACGAGACCTCGCCGGGCCAGCAGGAGATCGACCTGCGCCACGCCGACGTGCTGACCATGGCCGACAACGTCCTGACCTTCCGCTATCTGGCCAAGCAGGCGGCCGCGCACGCGGGGGTGCGGGCGACGTTCATGCCCAAGCCGTTCCAGGAGTACGCCGGCTCGGCCATGCACACCCACTTCTCGCTTTTCGAGGGCGACTCCAACGCCTTCCATGATCCGGACGACGAGATTTCCCTGTCGAAGACGGGACGTCACTTCATCGCCGGCATCCTCCACCACGCCCACGAGATCTCGGCGGTGACCAACCAGTGGGTGAACTCCTACAAGCGCCTCCAGTTCGGCAATGAGGCGCCCACCGCAGTGACCTGGGGGATCTCCAACCGCTCCGCGCTGGTGCGGGTACCGACCTACCGCCTGCACAAGGCCGAGTCCCGCCGCATAGAGGTGCGTTCCCTCGACTCGGCGGCCAACCCCTACCTCGCCTACGCGGCGGTCCTGGCCGCCGGTCTGCGCGGAATCCAGGAGGAGTACCCGCTGGAGGAGCCCGCCGAGGACAACGTCGCCGGACTGACCCGCCGTGAACGCCGGGCGATGGGCTACAAGGATCTCCCGTCCAGCCTGGACGAGGCGCTACGCCATCTGGAGAAGAGCGAGTTCATGGCCGAGGTGCTGGGAGAGCACATCTTCGAGTTCTTCCTCCGCTCCAAGTGGGAGGAGTGGCACACCTACACCGAGCAGATCACCCCGTGGGAGCTGCGCCACTCGACCGACTACTAA
- a CDS encoding Nif3-like dinuclear metal center hexameric protein has protein sequence MTTVADIVDVLETAYPPALAEDWDSVGLICGDPADEVTRTAFALEATDAVVDEALAAEVEMLVVHHPLLMRGVDTVAADTAKGRIIHRLIRGGCALFAAHTNADSARPGVNDRLAELVGIVPGRPIKPKYLDAYDHWGVHVLGKDAEKLKRALFDAGAGTIGNYHDCAYEITGVGQFTPHEGAEPTEGTVGLAHRSTELRVEFVASRRLRHRLLTVLREEHPYEEPAFDIVEMADDTDLDKAYGLGRIGELPEPMTLRDFTQQVADRLPETTWGVRAAGDPDAIIRTVAVSSGAGDSMLATVARMDVDVLVTSDLRHHPVDEHIRAGGCAVIDTAHWASEYPWTSQVAEIVSRDAGTETLIIPTRTDPWTVSAHRTPSRTR, from the coding sequence ATGACCACCGTTGCAGACATCGTCGACGTTCTTGAGACCGCCTACCCGCCTGCCCTGGCCGAAGACTGGGATTCCGTGGGTCTGATCTGCGGGGACCCCGCTGACGAGGTCACCCGCACCGCCTTCGCGCTGGAGGCGACCGACGCCGTGGTCGATGAGGCGCTCGCCGCCGAGGTCGAGATGCTCGTCGTCCACCACCCGCTGCTGATGCGCGGCGTCGACACCGTGGCGGCCGACACGGCCAAGGGCCGCATCATCCACCGGCTCATCCGCGGCGGTTGCGCGCTCTTCGCCGCCCACACCAACGCCGACTCCGCCCGTCCGGGCGTCAACGACCGGCTCGCCGAACTCGTCGGCATTGTCCCCGGCCGCCCCATCAAGCCGAAATATCTGGACGCCTACGACCACTGGGGCGTCCACGTCCTGGGCAAGGACGCCGAGAAGCTCAAGCGCGCGCTTTTCGACGCCGGCGCCGGGACCATCGGCAACTACCACGACTGCGCCTACGAGATCACCGGGGTCGGCCAGTTCACGCCCCACGAGGGCGCCGAGCCGACCGAGGGCACCGTCGGCCTGGCGCACCGCTCGACGGAACTGCGCGTGGAGTTCGTCGCCTCCCGGCGTCTGCGCCACCGGCTCCTCACGGTGCTGCGGGAGGAGCACCCCTACGAGGAACCCGCCTTCGACATCGTCGAGATGGCCGACGATACGGACCTGGACAAGGCCTACGGCCTCGGCCGCATCGGCGAGCTCCCCGAGCCGATGACCCTGCGTGACTTCACCCAGCAGGTCGCCGACCGTCTCCCCGAAACGACCTGGGGCGTGCGCGCCGCCGGCGATCCGGACGCGATCATCCGCACCGTGGCCGTCTCTTCCGGAGCCGGCGACTCGATGCTGGCCACCGTCGCCCGCATGGACGTCGACGTTTTGGTCACCTCCGATCTGCGCCACCACCCGGTCGACGAGCACATCCGCGCCGGGGGCTGCGCCGTCATCGACACCGCCCACTGGGCCAGCGAATACCCCTGGACCAGCCAGGTCGCCGAGATCGTCTCCCGGGACGCGGGCACCGAAACCCTGATCATCCCGACCCGCACCGACCCGTGGACGGTATCCGCGCACCGGACGCCGAGCCGCACTCGATAA
- a CDS encoding zinc ribbon domain-containing protein has translation MKLDRALHPVLLDLATTQRKLTVAPEALVTPEQQELERLLQEQKEIRSAASSAQMAVDDMELDILRIQEDERKLRRREADNKQKLQSETDPEKRKDLDHDLYATKSRIADLMSELKECHNEIAALRNNRDVHGARVDDVARQIELAERAAEAANGASAHLQDPQARIAELRAQLPADVLAAYEDQRVENEVGAAFFNKRTCGSCFLVLPAADRTRINNAPADELPQCPNCGSYLVRSIGVGESA, from the coding sequence ATGAAACTAGACCGCGCACTCCACCCCGTCCTGCTGGACCTGGCGACCACGCAGCGCAAGCTGACCGTCGCGCCCGAGGCCCTGGTGACCCCGGAACAGCAGGAACTGGAACGACTCCTGCAGGAGCAGAAGGAAATCCGCTCCGCCGCGTCCTCGGCCCAGATGGCCGTCGACGACATGGAGCTCGACATCCTGCGCATCCAGGAGGACGAACGCAAGCTGCGCCGCCGTGAAGCCGACAACAAGCAGAAGCTGCAGAGCGAGACCGACCCGGAGAAGCGCAAGGACCTCGACCACGACCTCTACGCGACCAAGTCTCGCATCGCCGACCTCATGAGCGAGCTCAAGGAATGTCACAACGAGATCGCCGCCCTGCGCAACAACCGCGACGTCCACGGCGCCCGCGTCGACGACGTCGCCCGCCAGATCGAGCTCGCGGAGCGCGCCGCCGAAGCGGCCAACGGTGCCTCCGCGCACCTGCAGGACCCGCAGGCGCGTATCGCTGAGCTGCGTGCCCAGCTGCCCGCGGACGTGCTCGCCGCCTACGAGGATCAGCGCGTCGAGAACGAGGTCGGCGCCGCCTTCTTCAACAAGCGCACCTGCGGCTCCTGCTTCCTGGTGCTGCCGGCGGCCGACCGCACCCGCATCAACAACGCCCCCGCCGACGAGCTGCCGCAGTGCCCGAACTGCGGGTCCTACCTCGTGCGCAGCATCGGCGTCGGTGAGTCCGCCTAG
- a CDS encoding RNB domain-containing ribonuclease, which translates to MKLYAAALDFRPIAEEFNIPTVFPDDLVDAAAQATDRFADQRRDARDIAFVTIDPAGSRDLDQAVHIEARGTGYRVHYAIADVAAFIEPGSSLEAESLRRGQTIYLPDEPARLHPAPLSEGSASLLPDVDRPAVLWSIDLDDAGEVMDVQVERVTVRSVAKLDYDGVQADLDAGRMHPSIELLPAVGRLRQESSLRREAINLRIPSQRVERGVDGRYELVIEPRPDVMDYNSEISLLTGMCAGQMMVAHGRGLLRTLRPATPEGEAEFRFEVRALGFPLADADSISRFLAGVDATSAAGMAVMREAQKLLRGSGYGRVENGGAEVHAGVGGHYAHVTAPLRRLVDRFATEYCLAIAGGYEVPEWVLARADAVVDAMHRTSQFANSVDRACLRLTEATVLAPWLGHNFDATILHTDGQERRARLFVHEPPVFGESLGAPEEGTRTSVSLIRADVGTREVQFAWPAD; encoded by the coding sequence ATGAAACTCTACGCGGCAGCTCTGGATTTTCGACCGATCGCGGAGGAGTTCAACATCCCCACGGTCTTTCCGGACGATCTGGTCGACGCCGCGGCGCAGGCCACCGACCGCTTCGCCGACCAGCGCCGGGACGCCCGCGACATCGCCTTCGTGACCATCGATCCCGCCGGTTCGCGGGACCTGGACCAGGCGGTGCACATCGAGGCGCGCGGGACGGGTTACCGGGTGCATTACGCGATCGCCGACGTCGCCGCCTTCATCGAGCCGGGATCGTCGCTGGAGGCCGAGTCGCTGCGCCGCGGCCAGACGATCTACCTGCCGGATGAGCCCGCCCGCCTGCATCCGGCGCCACTGTCGGAGGGATCCGCCTCGCTGCTTCCCGACGTCGACCGCCCCGCCGTCCTGTGGAGCATCGACCTGGACGACGCCGGGGAGGTGATGGACGTGCAGGTGGAGCGGGTGACGGTGCGCTCGGTCGCCAAGCTGGATTATGACGGGGTGCAGGCCGACCTCGACGCCGGGCGGATGCATCCCTCGATCGAGCTGCTGCCGGCCGTGGGGCGCCTGCGCCAGGAATCGAGCCTGCGTCGAGAAGCGATCAACCTGCGCATCCCCTCCCAGCGCGTCGAGCGCGGCGTCGACGGGCGCTACGAGCTCGTCATCGAACCGCGCCCGGACGTCATGGACTATAACTCGGAGATCTCGCTGCTGACCGGCATGTGCGCCGGGCAGATGATGGTCGCCCACGGCCGGGGCCTGCTGCGTACGCTGCGCCCGGCCACCCCGGAGGGGGAGGCGGAATTCCGTTTCGAGGTGCGCGCCCTGGGCTTCCCGCTTGCTGACGCCGACTCGATTTCCCGGTTTCTCGCGGGCGTCGACGCCACCTCCGCGGCGGGCATGGCCGTGATGCGTGAGGCGCAGAAGCTGCTGCGCGGGTCCGGCTACGGCCGGGTGGAGAACGGCGGCGCCGAGGTCCACGCCGGCGTCGGCGGGCATTACGCGCACGTGACCGCGCCGCTGCGCCGACTCGTCGACCGCTTCGCGACGGAGTACTGTCTCGCCATCGCCGGCGGGTACGAGGTGCCCGAGTGGGTGCTCGCCCGCGCCGACGCGGTCGTCGACGCCATGCACCGCACCTCGCAGTTCGCCAACAGCGTCGACAGGGCCTGCCTGCGGTTGACTGAAGCGACGGTGCTGGCGCCCTGGCTGGGGCACAACTTCGACGCGACCATCCTGCACACCGACGGGCAGGAGCGCAGGGCCCGTCTCTTCGTGCACGAGCCACCGGTCTTCGGGGAGTCGCTGGGCGCCCCGGAGGAGGGGACCCGAACCAGTGTCTCGCTCATCCGCGCGGACGTCGGGACCCGTGAGGTGCAGTTCGCCTGGCCCGCCGATTAA
- a CDS encoding bifunctional RNase H/acid phosphatase — translation MKVNVFADGGSRGNPGVAGSGTAVYDAATGDLLREIVYVVGRKSTNNVAEYHGLLRGLEAAAELGASEVYVFLDSKLVVEQMSGRWKIKHPDMQKLAMEARRLAQQFDRVAYTWVPRAQNTVADKLSNDAMDAAASGHEPGIVGGASAAELARADSGAPAGSAATTLFTNGNGDTSLQEHQATTAWTGATHQPTRLILLRHGQTEMSAAGVYAGLRDVPLTDLGRRQAEAAAEVLVGRGIDVVVSSPLSRCTQTADAVATRLGLTVEIINDLRECDFGDYEGKTFDEADAMDPAYHQAWVTDSALAAPNGESNEDVNKRVRAVRRQLEKRYPGKTVLVVSHVNPIKSFLRQAFGAGKSFYAKLFLPLAAISVVDLFGSQAPVPMVVRSVGEYQHIEGLK, via the coding sequence TTGAAAGTCAACGTCTTCGCCGACGGCGGTTCCCGCGGCAACCCGGGCGTGGCCGGCTCCGGCACCGCCGTCTATGACGCCGCCACCGGTGACCTGCTGCGCGAGATCGTCTACGTGGTGGGGCGCAAGTCCACCAACAACGTCGCCGAGTACCACGGCCTGCTCCGCGGGCTCGAGGCCGCCGCCGAGCTGGGCGCCTCCGAGGTCTACGTGTTCCTGGACTCCAAGCTCGTCGTCGAGCAGATGTCCGGGCGTTGGAAGATCAAGCACCCGGACATGCAGAAGCTGGCCATGGAGGCCCGCCGTCTGGCCCAGCAGTTCGACCGCGTCGCCTACACCTGGGTGCCGCGCGCCCAGAACACCGTCGCCGACAAGCTCTCCAACGACGCGATGGACGCCGCCGCCTCCGGCCACGAGCCGGGCATCGTCGGCGGGGCGTCGGCGGCGGAGCTCGCCCGCGCCGATTCCGGGGCGCCGGCGGGCTCCGCAGCCACGACCCTCTTCACCAACGGCAACGGCGACACCTCCCTGCAGGAGCACCAGGCTACCACCGCCTGGACCGGGGCGACCCACCAGCCGACCCGTCTCATCCTGCTGCGGCACGGCCAGACCGAGATGTCGGCCGCCGGCGTCTACGCCGGACTGCGCGACGTGCCGCTGACCGATCTGGGTCGTCGCCAGGCGGAGGCGGCCGCCGAGGTGCTCGTCGGCCGCGGCATCGACGTCGTCGTCTCCTCGCCGCTCTCGCGCTGCACGCAGACCGCCGACGCCGTGGCCACGCGCCTCGGCCTCACCGTCGAGATTATCAATGACCTGCGGGAATGCGATTTCGGCGACTACGAAGGCAAGACCTTCGACGAGGCCGACGCGATGGACCCCGCCTACCACCAGGCGTGGGTGACCGACTCCGCGCTGGCCGCGCCCAACGGCGAATCCAACGAGGACGTCAACAAACGCGTGCGTGCCGTGCGCCGCCAGCTGGAGAAGCGGTATCCGGGCAAGACGGTGCTGGTCGTCAGCCACGTCAACCCCATCAAGTCCTTCCTGCGCCAGGCCTTCGGCGCGGGCAAGAGCTTCTACGCCAAACTCTTCCTGCCCCTGGCCGCGATCAGCGTCGTCGACCTGTTCGGCAGCCAGGCGCCGGTGCCGATGGTGGTGCGCTCGGTGGGGGAGTACCAGCATATCGAGGGGCTGAAGTAA
- a CDS encoding galactokinase family protein, with protein sequence MPMWTVTDTPAHERARRLHEEITGTGAVAVADAPATYPLIGEHVDHAGGLVIVGVADLRAAVAYSPRPDSVIRVSSQRYGADGAPGEVETDTIDVAVVSERAAEQQSAIDQEGQPVTPDAPVGGAAARVGGLVWTLVHRQLLSRETQGMDVTIVSDIPAGLGLGADTAVDAALAVALQAASPELGDAPLRARLAEIASQAADTFSARPALRARHTAALRCPGDTVSIIDYADGSVTQAPHPVNREVRGFVVGLPVEKQRDAAEAYALIRRQRLFLEEACRAFGTETLRQLPDAATRVLDWLQAVHKVRGPEEAASTEQADAWLSFIDAETGRAQRAARALRSRRGEEIGQLLAQSQAELNARLGLPASDELAELARVRGALSARATSAGLGESVVALVPAARAANFAADLVAEGFIVVELAPGARADLAPEPSA encoded by the coding sequence ATGCCGATGTGGACCGTCACCGACACCCCGGCCCACGAGCGGGCCCGCCGCCTGCACGAGGAAATCACCGGCACCGGGGCCGTCGCCGTCGCTGATGCGCCGGCCACCTACCCGCTGATCGGCGAGCACGTGGACCATGCCGGTGGTCTGGTCATCGTCGGGGTCGCCGATCTGCGCGCGGCCGTGGCCTACTCGCCCCGCCCGGACTCCGTGATCAGGGTCAGCTCCCAGCGCTACGGCGCGGACGGCGCCCCGGGCGAGGTCGAGACCGACACCATCGACGTCGCCGTCGTCAGTGAGCGTGCCGCCGAGCAGCAGTCGGCCATCGACCAGGAGGGTCAGCCGGTCACGCCGGACGCGCCGGTCGGCGGCGCCGCCGCGCGGGTCGGTGGCCTGGTCTGGACGTTGGTGCACCGTCAGCTGCTCTCCCGCGAGACCCAGGGCATGGACGTCACGATCGTCTCGGACATCCCGGCCGGTCTCGGGCTGGGGGCGGACACCGCCGTCGACGCCGCGCTCGCGGTGGCACTGCAGGCCGCGTCCCCGGAGCTGGGGGACGCTCCCCTGCGGGCCCGGCTGGCCGAGATCGCGTCCCAGGCGGCGGACACCTTCTCCGCGCGGCCGGCGTTGCGGGCGCGCCACACCGCGGCGCTGCGCTGCCCGGGCGACACGGTCTCGATCATCGACTACGCCGACGGGTCCGTCACCCAGGCGCCGCACCCGGTGAACCGCGAGGTCCGCGGTTTCGTCGTCGGCCTCCCGGTCGAGAAGCAGAGGGACGCCGCCGAGGCCTACGCGCTGATCCGCCGGCAGCGACTCTTCCTCGAGGAGGCCTGCCGGGCGTTCGGGACCGAGACGCTGCGCCAGCTCCCCGACGCCGCCACCCGAGTGCTCGACTGGCTGCAGGCGGTCCACAAGGTCCGCGGTCCGGAGGAGGCGGCCTCCACCGAGCAGGCCGACGCCTGGCTCAGCTTCATCGACGCGGAGACCGGTCGCGCCCAGCGTGCCGCCCGGGCGCTGCGCTCGCGGCGGGGCGAGGAGATCGGGCAGCTGCTGGCGCAATCTCAGGCCGAGCTCAACGCCCGGCTGGGTCTGCCGGCCTCCGATGAGCTGGCGGAGCTGGCCCGGGTCCGTGGCGCCCTGTCCGCGCGGGCCACGAGCGCGGGGCTGGGCGAGTCGGTGGTGGCGCTGGTCCCGGCGGCCCGGGCGGCCAATTTCGCGGCCGATCTCGTGGCGGAGGGCTTCATCGTCGTGGAACTGGCGCCGGGGGCGCGTGCGGATCTCGCCCCGGAGCCCAGCGCATAA